The genomic stretch aatgcaaatggagcagttcttagagggtgttcctgaggaaatagaaagatacatcctagatgggaagcccaaaactgtaatcgaggcgggggagattagagccaaatgggtggaggtggcagagaagaaaaaaactggttgcagttggagcggacaccagaagggacaaccttaaaccacaccctactaccgggggcagcccaaggccccccctaccccccaaggaaccctccagccgcCTTATCGTCCTgtcacactgttctccagcaacccacctcgccccagtgacccgtcagctggacgatgttttaaatgtaacgagccggggcatgtaaaggccaattgccccaagaacccccacagattacagttcattgcaccggaatcaccccataggtcctcaggcccagatacctcccagatacccttggagcggagggaaactgtgagtgggCGGGAAgcaggtcaccgcgtggagggacaccagagcacaagtgtcggctatccatgcttccttagtggaccccaatttaatcaacccagagatccaagtgatggttcaacccttcaagtcaaactctttcaatttgcctactgccaagttgcctgtccagtacaagggctggtcagaaacgtggacttttgcagtctatgatgattatcccatccccatgctgttgggggaagacttggccaatcatgtgaagcgagccaagagggtgggaatggtcacccgcagccgggctaaacaagccatcacgcctagctctgttccggaaacttctaccaggacccagtcagaggtgatggacccggacccctggccaatgtctgcaacagcagtagtggatccagtcccagagatccagacagagccagtctcagaaccggaactggcggaacaaccagcaccagacccattgccagcactgaattcagtacttgcaaccccaaccccagagggccccaccaaacctgaaccggcagcagccaataaccctacacaagaggctcagccggagcctgaactcaacatagtgcaccagcagagagcagttcacagtcaacggaaacagccccatcccctacatcgcttccagggGGACCAAGCATacgtccacaatccaatgaggaactgatgtctccagcatcaagggaacagttccagaccgaacaggaagcagatgaaagcctccagagagcttggacagtggcacggagcaacccaccacctctcagctcttctaatcgatccaggtttgttgcagaaagaggacttttatacaaggaaactctttctggttgacaccaggaagactggcatcctcagagacagttggtcgTTCCAACTAAgcaccgggtcaagctcttgagcttagtccacaatcatcctagtggccatgctggggtgaacaggaccaaagactgtttggggaggtcattccactgggagggaatgggcaaggatgtttctacctatgtctggtcttgtgaggtatgccaaaaagtgggaaaacccaaagaccaggtcaaagctcctctccagccactccccatcattgaagttccatttcagcgagtagctgtgcatattctgggtccttttctgaaaaagacacccagagggaagcagtacatactgactttcatggattttgccacctgatggccggaagcagtagctctaagcaacaccagggctaaaagtgtgtgccaggcactagcagacatttttgccagggtaggttggccctcggacatcctcacagatgcaggaactaatttcctggcaggaactatggaaagcctttgggaagctcatggggtaaatcacttggttgccactccttaccaccatcaaacaaatggcctggtggagaagtttaatggaactttggggtccatgatacataaattcataaatgagcactccaatgattgggacctagtgttgcagcagttgctttttgcctacagagctgtaccacatcccagtttagggttttcaccatttgaacttgtatatggccgtgaggttaaggggccattacagttggtgaagcagcaatgggaggaatttacaccttctccaggaactaacattctggactttgtaaccaacctacaaaacaccctccgaacctctcgaGCCCTTGCAAAAggaaacctacaggatgctcaaaaagaacaaaaagcctggtatCATAAAGATGCCAGacagcgttccttcaaagtagggtaccaggtcatggtcttaaaggcgctccaggcccataaaatggaagcatcgtgggaagggccattcacggtccaggagcgcctgggagctgttaattatctcatagcattccccacctccaaccgaaagcctaaggtgtaccatattaattctctaaagcccctttattccagagaattaaaggtttgtcagtttacagcctagggaggagatgacactgagtggcctgaaggtgtctactatgaagggaaaagtgctggtggcgtggaagaggtgaacctctccatgacccttgggtgtatgcagcgacagcagatccaggagctgtgcactagctatgcgccgacgttctcagccaccccaggactgactgaacgggcataccactccattgacacaggtaatgttcacccaattaaagtccaaccttaccgggtgtctcctcaagctaaaactgctatagaacgggagatccagaatatgttacagatgggtgtaatccgcccgtctggcagtgcatgggcatctccagtggttctagttcccaaaccagatagggagatacatttttgcatggactaccgtaagctaaatgctgtaactcacccagataactatccaatgccacacacagatgaactattagataaactgggacgggcccagttcatctctaccttggacttaaccaaggggtactggcaggtactgctagatgaatccaccaaggaaaggtcagccttcaccacacatgtcgggctgtatgaatttaatgtactctcttttgggctgcggaatgcacccaccaccttccaaagacttgtagatggtctcctagtgggattaggggaatatgcagtcgcctaccttgatgatgtggccatattttcagattcctgggcagaacacctggaacatctacaaaaagtcttggagcacataagggaggcaggactaactgttaaggctaagaagtgtcaaataggcctaaacagagtgacttaccttggacaccaggtgggtcaaggaactatcaaccccctacaggacaaagtggatgctatccaaaagtggcctgtcccaaggtcaaagaaaccggttcaatccttcttaggcttggccggttattataggcaatttgtaccgcaatacagccaaatcgccgccccactgacagacctaaccaaaaagaaacagccaaatgccgttcagtggaccgaagagtgtcagaaggcctttaaccagcttaaagcgacactcatgtctgaccctgtactaaggaccccagactttgacaaaccgttcctagtaaccaccgatgtgtctgagcgtggtgtgggagcagttttaatgcaggaaggaccggatcaagaattccaccctgacgtatttctcagcaagaagctgtctgagagggaaagcaactggtcagtcactgaaaaagaatgttacgccattgtctatgctctggaaaagctacacccatatgtttggggatggcgtttccacctgcaaaccgaccatgctgcgctacaatggcttcatactgccacgggaaataacaaaaaacgtaTTCGGtgaagtttagctctccaaggtTTGGATTTCGACATCCAGCACATCTCAGGAGCGTCTAACAAAGTGGCAGATGCACtgtcccgtgaaagtttcccagaatcaactgtttaaaatcatccttgagatgtggaaaatattgttagtctttatatacttggtagtatatttagaggtgcaggTGTCTTATTCacactgttttttcctagagctccaggaagaaatcccagccagtgtttcaccctatctgtgatttgggggagcgtgtcataaatataaagggaagggtaaacacctttaaaatccctcctggccagaggaaaagccttttcacctgtaaagggttaagaagctaggataacctcactggcacctgaccacaatgaccaatgaggagacaagatactttcaaagctggatggggggggggagaaacaaagggtctgggtctgtctgtgtgatgcttttgctggggacagaacagggatggagtcttagaatttagtaagtaatctagctagatatgcgttagattatgatttctttaagtggctgagaaaataagctgtgctgaatggaatggatattcctgtttttgtgtctttttgtaacttaaggttttgcctagagggattctctatgttttgaatctaattaccctgtaaggtatttaccatcctgattttacagaggtgattcttctttttcattgttcttaagatccaagggtttgggtctgtggtcacctatgcaaattggtgaggatttttatcaaacctttcccaggaagaggggtgcaaggttttggtgaggattttgggtggaaagacgtttccaaacggctctttcctaataaaaaacccgatTAGATGTTTGATGGTGgtagcgaaagtccaagggcaaaaggtaaaatagtttgtaccttggggaagttttaacctaaactggtaaaagtaagcttaggaggttttcatgcaggtccccacatctgtactttagcgttcagagtggggaaggaaccttgaaaccTGCGCAGATGGAAAAGGCCCCAGGCTGCTAGGGAAATTGTTCCGGTGATTAATGACTTTCACCAGGACAAGCATCGACACCACACAATCAAAGCGACCCAATGTTGGCACACAGCCGCTGCGGGAATGACATCATTCGTGCATGGCTACACTTGGGTACCCGTGTTAGTGGTGTACGTCCGCCCTACGAGGACCTGGCCGATTGCACCGCCACCGTGGGACGGCACCTGAAAGCCAGCGACAGGCAACATGAGCAGCGCAGCGTCTGCACTGACACTGCTCATCTCGGTAGATCTCAGGGGAAGCTTCTTGGCTGGTTTCCCCATTCCTTATGCAAGGAAAACACCCCTGCAGTCCACGGGATGAGGTCACCACCCGgcccagcagcagagcccagaCGCCCCATCCTGGTCAGTGTCGATTACGTCCCATCTTTGTTATCGAAACCAGCATTGAAAATCTCTCCCCTGGGTCTCCGTCTGCTGACATAATGATTGCTTCACACATCGGAGCCTGCCCTACATCCCGCCACCGTCCGAACGAACACCAGAGCCTGTTAAAACCTCTGTCCGTCACCGGTCTGCGTCTAGACATGTCAGGTCAGATCTCTCCGCTCCCGCAGCCTTCACCACAGTGCTGACGCCCATGGAGGAGGAGACGCTCGCTGGGCTCCACGCAGCCGGCTCTGGTCGAGGGAAAGGTCAGCCACacggggccaggccaggcagttACTCCCAGCCACTGCGGTTGGGATTTTCCAGCTGTTAGTCACCCGGAGTTTGAATGCAGTGAAACGTGTCAAATATTTTCAGAACAGGAAACAACTCCCCCTTAGGTGCCTGTGTCTCAGAGGACAAATGGGAGGCAGGTTCTATGCACGGATCAGCCATCACAGGGTCATTTTTTCTGGCTTTCTTGGCTGCAGCTGTTGGAGCAGCAGAATGTGAGGTGTGCCGCGTGCCCGGCGGGTCCTGCTCTGCGCCCTCCCAGGTGCCGCATGCCAGCTGGGTCCCGCTCTGCGTCCTGCCAGGTGCCACGTGCCAGCCGGGTCCCGCTCTGCATCCTGCCACATGCAGCCTGGCAGCCAGGTCCCACTCTGTGTCCTGCCACATGCTGTGTGCCAGCCGGGTCCAGCTCCCAgtgcagatcatagaatcatagaagagtggggttggaagggacctcaggaggtatctagtccaaccctctgctcaaagcaagaccaatccccaactaaatcatcccagccagggctttgtcaagcctgaccttaaaaacctctaaggatggagattctaccacctccctagggaaccccttccagtgcttcaccaccctccacgtgaaatagtgtttcctaatatccaacctagacctcccccactgcaacttgagaccattgcttcttgatctgtcatttgccacccctgagaacagccaagctccatcctctttggaaccccccttcaggtagttgaaagcagctatcaaatcctccctcactcttctcttctgcagactaaacaatcccagttccctcagcctctcctcataagtcatgtgccccaaacccctaataattttcgttgccctccgctggactctctccaatttgtccacatcctttctgtagtggggggccccaaactggatgcaatactccagatgtggcctcaccagtgccaaatagaggggaataatcacctctctcaatctgctggcaatgctcctactaacacagcccaatatgccattagccttcttggcaacaagtgcacactgctgactcatatccagcttctcgtccactgtaatccccaggtccttttctgcagaactgccacttagccagtcggtccccagcctgtagcactgcatgggattcttccatcctaagtgcaggactctgcacttggccttgttcaacctcatcagatttcttttggcccaatcctccaattactcagacccttcccctctcccacccccccttgTCTGGTTCCCTCATCACGTCCTGCGACTCTGAACACTGAAACGGATGTAAACTGTGGGTGGGGGAAACACCGAAGACAAACCATCAAGATTATTtgtggaatttattttaaaaacgtCCACTTGAAAGGCATCGTGGGCCTCTTGCAGCGGTGGAGCAATAGCTGAAAAGCAAACGGCCCCGGGAAAAGGGGATAGCGGCTGCGACAGCCTCGCTGGCCTTGGCAGCCTTTGGGCCTGGCTGCTCCATAACGGCCGGACTCATCCAGGCGGCAAATATCATCTaacgcccccaccccctgcaaaaaAACACACACGATGCTGGAGGATCTTGAGAATTTCGGTGGATTCCCCCCACCGCTTGCCCACCCGCCCGCCCCTGGTGTTTGGTTTCCTTCTGGTGCCCCTGCCCTTCGGGGAGACTTGGTGTCCCCTGGCATGGCTGGTCCATTACCTGGTTACCCCCAGGGCGAAGCGTCCTGTAACCAAGAACTCCCTGGCTGGGTGTTAGCTCCAGCACCCATGTGTCCCCACtaaacaccccccgcccccgtggCCGCCTTCCTCCACTACAGCCACGGAAGAGTCAGGGTGGGACTGTCTCtggtcccctccctcccctggggcTCTGGTGTGAGGTGCTGGTGCCCTCTGGTGGACACAGCAAATACTGCACCTGGCTTTTTTGAGGACTGTAGGAAATctgtgggggtgagaggggggcATGGCACTCCAAAGCGGGGGGACAGCCCGGGGCAGGAGGGGAACACggcgtgtgtgggggggtgtctctggcTGACTGGGGTCTGCCCATGGACTGCAGGTGCTGCATAGCTAGGCCAGGGATCGCCTTCATAGGGCCCGACCTTGTGCTGTGCTGAGGGGGCGGCTCCGGGACTTGCTGGGAAAAGCGACGGTGCCAGAGCTGAGTGATGCCTTCCAAGGAGCTCCCGACCTCCCCCATCCTGCAGAGCCCCTTCCCCAGACTCCCAGATCCTACCTCAGCTGCCACGGCCTAATCCAAAGACACAGctcagccggtgcccctcactcccaacccgttgccccctgctagcccagcccagggctccccccagctcggccagtgcccctcactccggacccgtagccccctgccagcccggccctgggctccccaccccccacctcagccagtgcccctcactcccgacccgcagccccctgccagcccggccctgggctccccaccccccacctcagccagtgcccctcactccggacccgtagccccctgccagcccggccctgggctccccaccccccacctcagccagtgcccctcactcccgacccgcagccccctgccagcccggccctgggctccccaccccccacctcagccagtgcccctcactccggacccgtagccccctgccagcccggccctgggctccccaccccccacctcagccagtgcccctcactcccgatccgcagccccctgccagcccagccctgggctccccacccccagctctgctggtgccccctcactcccaacccgcagccccctgccagcccagctctgggctccccacccccagctcagccggtgcccctcactcccaacccactgccccctgccagcccagccctgggctccccacccgcagctctgctggtgcccctcactcctgacccgttGCCCCCTGCCAGCTAGACCTGAGCTTAGGCAACCACtagatagcttagtggtttgagtattggcctgctaaactcagggttgtgagttcaatccttgagggggccgtttagggatctggggcaaaaattggggattggtcctgctttgagcagggggttggactagatgatctcctgaggtcccttccaaccctgatattctatgattctatgattccccacaGCTCCACCAGTGTCCCTcactcctagggtgaccagacatcctgatattatcgggacagtcccgattttaacCCATTTGTCCCGCATCCCTACTGCACTTCAGTCGGGAAGCCCATTGTCCTGATATCAGGGATGGACCGCTCACCATCATCGCCAAAGCCCCGGGGCTGGCATGGCGGcgcttcctggggcagctcccagctgcaggagcCTGCAGGTCGGGTGGCCCCAGGCACAGAGGCGGAGGGGGTCTCCGCGTGCTGCaccggctccctcctgcccaatcagagctgcaggggcagggcttgcAGGCGCTGGCAGAGAGCCCTCTGCCCgccccaacccaccccaccccaccctaggagccagagggacctgccggatgcttcctgggagccgccccaaGTAatcaccgccgggactccccacctcaccccccggtaggtccctctggctcttagggtcgtGGCGGGGGGATAGGGGGCTCTGTGAGCTGCTCCCACCTGAAAGCCCCGCACTGCGgcttttcctggccaatgggagccacggagCTCACACTTGTGGCGGGCGCTGCACATGGAGAGTCTGGGGACCCCCCTGGGCACTCTGACCGTTGGAGCCAaagacctcccagcagggctggtgattgcagccagggaagggggcagggtgtgatggagtgagtgtctgggaggggtgctgggctgtgagggtgtggagggctctgggcagtgggggaggtttgtgtgtttggGGAGTGGGGGCCTGTTGGGGAACACTGGGCAGTGTGGGAGATCTTtgtgtgtcagggcactgggaAGTGGGAgtctgtgtggggcattgtggggcattgtttagttgggggggtggggctaTGGGGAAGggcatggggagggaaggagggagggaggagaaacctGTGCCCCTGGCCCCGTGGCTtctgctgggggctggagctgggaccATGAGTCCTTGGGTCCTGGCCCCGTGGCTTGTGGtgtgggctgcagcaggggccgtGCACCCCTCTTGCAGCTTCCTAGGGCCGTCTGCCCCCTCCCATGGCTCCAGTCGGGGCTGTGCCCCTGtggctctcccccaccttcccccagcTCGCCCagtgtgtcctgatatttcactcttgcgatctggtcaccctactgactCCCGCCCCACGGCCCCCTGCCAGcgcagccccgggctccccctcccgcctccccgctctgccagtgcccctcactcctgacctgcagccccgcctatccccccacagctctgctgctaCGCCGATGTAAGCGAAGGATGGGAAGCTCGCTCTGGGCCAGCCCCGCGGCTTGTGGAGGAATCACCCTGACACAGAAGCGAGCGTCTATCAGTCTTGCTATCGGCCCATAGCCCGCCAGATGGCCCTGGAGATTCAGGGCTATGGGCTGACGCGCAGGGTAGAAACCCCCGGCTGCAGACGCAGGCAGATTGTAGCCCATTAACCATGGGGCCAGCCCGGATTGCCAGGGGagagctccccaccctgccccgtgcagtacagcgccccctagtgctgccCTGGGGTGAGTTCCCCCTGCTAAGCCCACACACTCTGTTCCATACGGCTGTTGTGGCGTGTGACTGTCTTGCGGGTGTGTTAGTGTGGTAAGATTTTGTGcagctgtgcggggggggggggggtaaggaggtgttcctcctgccccctgctggaggggacgAGCCCTGCGCGTGTGTGTAAGAACAGACttacctccctccccctcccccacagctcccctcccgCTGCTCTTGTGCGTGAGGGGTTGGGCACCCCTGTGTGGGTGTGTTACAATGCGGCATGAGGGAAGGGCCCTCACTGTGCATCTGCGCATCGCTGGCGGGTGGGGGGTTGTATATTTGCTAACAGAGCTCCTGTGCCATGAGATTTGCTGGGTCTCAGCCCCATTTGGAGAGGAGCCaacctgcacccagcaccccaccCTCCAGGAGCTGGACAAGCCATGGTGATTGAGCCCAGGAGAGGGGGCTGCACATCTGTTTACAGGGGGCTATATGGGGGACTCCTGCTCTGGGGAAGTCCCGGGggagctgggcgggggggagctcCGTGGCAATGTCCCATGGCCTGGGACCTGGTGGTCCCTCCAGCTGCCCACGTGAgatccccctggctgccccaggccctgcccggCCCAGTTATCCATTAACCGCAGTTAATATCAGCGCCAGGGAGACACTGTTTGTTTACATGCCGGATTCACGCCCTGCAGTTAATTAAAAGTCGACAGAGACAATATGCTTGTGTTCTACTTCCTAGCCCTGGTCCCCTCCcatggatagaacccaggagtcctggcccccagctccccctacccccaacTCTAACCCATAGACCCCACTTCTGTCCCAGAACTGGTGATAGAAccaggtgtccctagcctctgtttaccagaaactggaatgggcgacagggtttggatcacttgatgattccctgttctgctcattccctctgggacacctgggagacaggatactgggctagatggacctttggtctgacccaatctagccgttcttatgttcttatagagtcctggttcccagcccccctgactctaacccactagacctgaagaaaaataagaaaataatcaCTACTGGATAATAAATCAATAACTTTATTTAACATGTAGCTAAAGCCAGTGTCCCTGGAGGGCGCCAGATCCACCAGCGAAGGGAGGAAGTGCAGGACCTTGCGCGAGGGAGATCTCAGCTCTACGTCCGGACCTGGAACAGACCCACAGAGATCCGTGTCCATTGTACATGTGCCTGCTAATCGCCCATTCCCCACCAACAGTGTACTTGGAGGATAATAGGCCTACTACCACTGCAAAAGCCACTCTACCTTTAGACCACGTGAGCCCTTCACTGTGGTGCTAAAAGTCCTGCATTCATATCCTGCTCAATAACAGCCTATTCCTACCGCTGCTTGCACAGAGCGCCATGCGTTGATGGTGGAGGTCCAGAGTCCAAATCCTTCCCGTCCACATGGCAGATAACGGCCTTACTACTGCCGCCAACACACGGCACTGCTCCTTTACCTCAAGCAGTAGCatgctgggctgcagccccctgtGTTCCAGTCTCACCGAGGCGGTAACCACATTTCCACAGAAGCCAGCACGCACGGATACCAGTGGCCAAGGAGGAGAAGCTCTCCACAGCTCCACAAAGGCAAACGCGGGGCCCTCACGGAGCCTGGCCCTTGTTCATCTGCCACTAAATGGTTCCCCTGAAATGGCACAAGCGCAGCCCAGCCTGTTTGCCCTCCCTTAAGCAACCCCCACTTGCAGTTACAGCCCCTAGTAGCTGGCTTGCTGGTGGGCCCAACCATGGAGAAGGAAAGACCCGGAGTGGATGGAGGGCACCAGGGGGACCCTCCAGCTGAAATAGATCTACATTTCACTTGTGAGCCATCATCAGCAAAGGAAGGCCCTTGACGCCATGGCGCCCCTGACACTGAGAGAGGCCGGATCCTTGAGGAAGTTGGGACACTCACTCCAAAGCTGAAGTAGGCCAAAGTCCGGAGGGCGCTTGGTCAACCGCTCGGTTGTGGCCCGGCAGTGGCAAAAGAAGGCCCTTGACACCATGGCGACCCCGACTTCAGGTCAGCCAAAGCCCTCTGGAGCCAAGTTTGGCCAGCCACATTGAAGCTCAAGTAGTCCAAAGCCTTGTGGAAGTTGGGCACCAACTTCAAGCCCCGCCGCACACGGCTGTCTAAGGAAGGACGGCCCTctcgggaggtgcagggaaggaCAGAAGATGCTGTCCCTGGATCAAGTGCAGGATCTCTTGCTCCTGCAGAGCATGGGACAAGGAAGGCTCTGCGGAGGAAACAGCGAGTCGGTCTCACCCTGGGAGTCAAGTCGTTGACCCCTCAGTCTCGTCCCCACTGGCTGCCTCcacctctctgcccccttccacaCAGCGAGTCAAGCAGGGGAGATGGCACCGGGCCATGCAGGTGCTGAGTTTGTGCCACAGGCTGGTCAGGCACTTGGTGAAGGCCCGTTGGACGGCAGTGGAGGAGAAGTAGAAGATGGCGGGGTCCAAGGTGGCGTTGAGGGTGCTGAGGAGAAGAGCGTACACCCTCCAGTCAGGACTCTTATTCCTGACAAAGCCCACCACGTGGGACACATTGTAGGGGGCAAAGCAGACTATGAAGTTGAACAAGGTGGCCATGGCCAGGCCCACGGCCCGCTGCTTCCTCCCAGTCGGGATGTTGGGCAAGGTCATCAGGATGCGGACGAAGTTGACATAGCAGAAGATGGTGACAGTGAAGGGGAGGCAGAAGAGGACCAGGAAGAACTCCAGCCGGACAGGGAGGAGGACCTGGAGCTGGCTAGTGGTGAAATTATCATAGCAGTGGGACACGTGGTTGGAGGATGCAGTCCCGTTCTGGCTTTCGTCTAGGTATTGAACAACATAGATGATGCTGCAGTGGGCGCAGCCCATCACCCAAAAGACCACGGAGGCAGCGGTGGCATAGGCTGGCCGGCGCCGGAGCTTGTACTTGATGGGAAAGGCTACCCCCAAGTAGCGCTCAATGCTGACGGCCATGAGGAAGAGGGAGCTGATGTAGATGCTACTGTAAAAGAAGAAGTTGGTGAGAGGGCAGAGGAAAGTGGGCAAGGTCCACTTCCTCTGTGAGACAGCCTCCATCATCTTGAAggggaggaagatgaggaggaagatGTCGGAGACAGTGAGGTTGAGGAGAAGGATGTCGATGGGGGCGGGTTTCTGGCGGACCTTCACCAGGAAGGTGTAGAAGGCCAGGAGGTTGGAT from Dermochelys coriacea isolate rDerCor1 chromosome 24, rDerCor1.pri.v4, whole genome shotgun sequence encodes the following:
- the LOC119848154 gene encoding free fatty acid receptor 2-like isoform X1, with protein sequence MSSVSLWNGSPELVRTVTEAETMSMTICIPVVLTIYIFTFLIGLPSNLLAFYTFLVKVRQKPAPIDILLLNLTVSDIFLLIFLPFKMMEAVSQRKWTLPTFLCPLTNFFFYSSIYISSLFLMAVSIERYLGVAFPIKYKLRRRPAYATAASVVFWVMGCAHCSIIYVVQYLDESQNGTASSNHVSHCYDNFTTSQLQVLLPVRLEFFLVLFCLPFTVTIFCYVNFVRILMTLPNIPTGRKQRAVGLAMATLFNFIVCFAPYNVSHVVGFVRNKSPDWRVYALLLSTLNATLDPAIFYFSSTAVQRAFTKCLTSLWHKLSTCMARCHLPCLTRCVEGGREVEAASGDETEGSTT
- the LOC119848154 gene encoding free fatty acid receptor 2-like isoform X2, producing the protein MSMTICIPVVLTIYIFTFLIGLPSNLLAFYTFLVKVRQKPAPIDILLLNLTVSDIFLLIFLPFKMMEAVSQRKWTLPTFLCPLTNFFFYSSIYISSLFLMAVSIERYLGVAFPIKYKLRRRPAYATAASVVFWVMGCAHCSIIYVVQYLDESQNGTASSNHVSHCYDNFTTSQLQVLLPVRLEFFLVLFCLPFTVTIFCYVNFVRILMTLPNIPTGRKQRAVGLAMATLFNFIVCFAPYNVSHVVGFVRNKSPDWRVYALLLSTLNATLDPAIFYFSSTAVQRAFTKCLTSLWHKLSTCMARCHLPCLTRCVEGGREVEAASGDETEGSTT